One Mycolicibacterium parafortuitum DNA segment encodes these proteins:
- a CDS encoding mycothiol transferase, giving the protein MADIEAARELLRDSFTRLAEHVDDLTENLTDEVAYYRPGPEANTVTWLIWHTARMQDAQIADIAGVEQVWFRDGWVDRFGLDLPREAHGYGQTPEEVAKVRASADLLAGYYRAVHKLSLEYIASVDADELARIVDERWTPPVTASVRLVSVIDDAAQHLGQAAYIRGLVR; this is encoded by the coding sequence ATGGCCGATATCGAAGCTGCCCGGGAACTGCTGCGCGATTCGTTCACCCGCCTGGCCGAGCACGTCGACGACCTGACCGAGAACCTGACCGACGAGGTCGCGTACTACCGGCCGGGCCCCGAGGCCAACACCGTCACGTGGCTGATCTGGCACACCGCGCGCATGCAGGACGCCCAGATCGCCGACATCGCCGGTGTCGAGCAGGTGTGGTTCCGCGACGGTTGGGTGGACCGGTTCGGGCTGGACCTGCCGCGCGAGGCGCACGGCTACGGTCAGACTCCCGAGGAGGTCGCCAAGGTGCGCGCCTCGGCGGACCTGCTCGCCGGGTACTACCGCGCCGTCCACAAGCTGTCGCTGGAGTACATCGCATCGGTCGATGCCGACGAGCTGGCCCGGATCGTCGACGAACGATGGACGCCACCGGTGACCGCCAGCGTGCGGCTGGTCAGTGTCATCGACGACGCCGCGCAGCACCTCGGCCAGGCGGCCTATATCCGGGGACTCGTGCGCTGA
- a CDS encoding VOC family protein has product MIDHFGINCADIEASKTFYDKVLGVLGYTRMMDFGPAVGYGVDGHPEFWIADMSAGEAAGPNREVHIAFKAKDPESVQAFFRTAVSLGVEPLHEPRLWPEYHENYYGAFVRDPDGNNVEAVFHGGGPKA; this is encoded by the coding sequence GTGATCGACCACTTCGGAATCAACTGTGCGGACATCGAGGCGTCGAAGACCTTCTACGACAAGGTCCTCGGCGTGCTCGGCTACACCCGGATGATGGACTTCGGACCCGCCGTCGGCTACGGCGTCGACGGTCATCCGGAATTCTGGATCGCGGACATGTCGGCCGGGGAGGCCGCCGGTCCCAACCGCGAGGTCCACATCGCGTTCAAGGCCAAGGACCCCGAGTCGGTGCAGGCGTTCTTCCGCACCGCGGTGAGTCTCGGTGTCGAGCCGCTGCACGAGCCCCGGCTATGGCCCGAGTACCACGAGAACTACTACGGCGCGTTCGTGCGCGACCCCGACGGGAACAACGTCGAAGCGGTGTTCCACGGCGGCGGGCCGAAGGCGTAG
- a CDS encoding N-acyl-D-amino-acid deacylase family protein gives MTYDLVIRGGTVVDGLGGQPFTADVAVRDGVICAVGTVDAAGSREIDAAGLLVTPGFVDLHTHYDGQAIWSDRLTPSSAHGVTTAVMGNCGVGFAPCRPADHDVLVDVMAGVEDIPGVVMVDGLPWHWETFPEFLDALDAGRRDIDVAAFLPHSPLRVYVMGRRGVDREPATAEDLAMMRKLATEAVHAGALGFASSRFTLHKTESGQPIPSFNADYAEIEAIARGVRDGGGGLIQFVPDLVAGDYEPVLQTVFDAAADVGLPVTFTLAVGNAGDPFFLDALRMVEKANQNAGPDGPAITAQIFPRPIGLVLGLELSGNPFVMYPSYREIAGLPLAEKVAEMRKPEVRERILNDSPASDGHPLMFAAQAWNYMFPLGDPPDYEPSPSHSIGARAQARGVSPLEEAYDRLLDDDGHAMLLVTLANFRDNSLDTVAELIRREDVVLGLGDGGAHYGMICDASFPTYMLTHWVRDRAAGRLTVPEAVRELTSVPARVAGLADRGRIAVGYKADLNIIDAEALRLHRPVVVNDLPAGGRRLDQTADGYVATIVSGEVISENGTPTDARPGKLVRGRQPAPTA, from the coding sequence ATGACATACGACCTCGTCATTCGCGGAGGAACTGTCGTCGACGGACTCGGCGGGCAACCGTTCACCGCTGACGTGGCGGTGCGCGACGGCGTGATCTGCGCGGTGGGCACGGTCGACGCCGCCGGCAGCCGCGAGATCGACGCCGCCGGACTGCTCGTCACACCGGGATTCGTCGATCTGCACACCCATTACGACGGGCAGGCCATCTGGTCGGACCGGCTCACCCCGTCCTCGGCGCACGGCGTCACCACCGCGGTGATGGGCAACTGCGGCGTCGGGTTCGCACCGTGCCGCCCTGCCGACCACGATGTGCTCGTCGACGTGATGGCCGGCGTCGAGGACATTCCCGGCGTGGTGATGGTCGACGGGCTGCCGTGGCACTGGGAGACGTTCCCGGAGTTCCTCGACGCCCTGGACGCCGGGCGTCGGGATATCGACGTGGCGGCGTTCCTGCCGCACTCCCCGCTGCGGGTGTACGTGATGGGCCGGCGCGGCGTCGACCGCGAACCCGCGACCGCCGAGGATCTGGCGATGATGCGCAAGCTGGCCACCGAAGCCGTGCACGCCGGCGCGCTCGGGTTCGCGTCGTCGCGCTTCACGTTGCACAAAACCGAGAGCGGACAACCGATCCCGAGCTTCAACGCCGACTACGCCGAGATCGAGGCGATCGCCCGCGGCGTCCGCGACGGCGGCGGGGGCCTGATCCAGTTCGTGCCGGACCTGGTCGCCGGGGACTACGAACCGGTGCTGCAGACCGTGTTCGATGCCGCCGCCGACGTCGGCCTGCCGGTGACCTTCACTCTGGCGGTGGGCAACGCCGGGGATCCGTTCTTCCTCGACGCGCTGCGAATGGTGGAGAAGGCCAACCAGAATGCCGGCCCCGACGGCCCGGCCATCACCGCGCAGATCTTCCCGCGGCCGATCGGGCTGGTGCTCGGGCTGGAGCTGTCCGGCAATCCGTTCGTGATGTACCCGTCCTACCGGGAGATCGCCGGTCTTCCGCTGGCCGAGAAGGTCGCCGAGATGCGTAAACCCGAAGTGCGCGAACGGATCCTGAATGACAGCCCCGCCTCCGACGGCCACCCGCTGATGTTCGCCGCGCAGGCGTGGAACTACATGTTCCCGCTCGGAGACCCGCCGGACTACGAACCGTCGCCGTCGCATTCGATCGGCGCCCGCGCCCAGGCCCGTGGGGTCAGCCCGCTGGAGGAGGCCTACGACCGCCTGCTCGACGACGACGGGCACGCGATGCTGCTCGTGACGCTGGCCAACTTCCGGGACAACTCGCTCGACACCGTCGCCGAGCTGATTCGTCGCGAGGACGTCGTGCTCGGGCTCGGCGACGGCGGCGCGCATTACGGAATGATCTGTGACGCAAGCTTTCCGACGTACATGCTGACGCACTGGGTGCGCGACCGCGCGGCGGGGCGGCTGACGGTACCGGAAGCGGTGCGCGAACTGACGTCGGTACCGGCGCGCGTCGCCGGGCTTGCCGACCGCGGCCGCATCGCCGTCGGATACAAGGCGGACCTCAACATCATCGACGCCGAGGCGCTGCGACTACACCGGCCCGTCGTGGTCAACGACCTGCCCGCGGGTGGGCGCCGCCTCGACCAGACCGCCGACGGCTACGTCGCGACGATCGTGTCCGGTGAGGTGATCTCCGAGAACGGGACACCGACCGACGCACGTCCCGGAAAGCTCGTCCGCGGCAGGCAACCGGCGCCGACGGCATGA
- a CDS encoding carboxymuconolactone decarboxylase family protein, whose amino-acid sequence MSRVAPLAPPWSEADAAGISGWGHPDRTYEPLLLVRCLQRLPALATKLRKLGEALYIDTQLPPRIRTIAILRTCALLGCAYEWGGQAAFWGPIAGVSGDECDALATGADCDWSADERILIGAVDELERTGSWADHTWNALGRTLSDEQRMELLIAVGWYRTICTLCNGLDLPVEGWMRPWPA is encoded by the coding sequence ATGAGTCGCGTTGCCCCCCTTGCTCCCCCGTGGAGCGAGGCGGATGCGGCCGGGATCAGCGGTTGGGGCCACCCCGACCGCACCTACGAGCCGCTACTGCTGGTGCGCTGCCTGCAGCGACTTCCGGCGCTGGCCACCAAGCTTCGCAAGCTGGGCGAGGCCCTCTACATCGACACGCAGCTGCCGCCGCGGATCCGCACGATCGCGATCCTGCGCACATGCGCACTTCTCGGGTGCGCATACGAGTGGGGCGGCCAGGCGGCGTTCTGGGGTCCGATCGCGGGGGTATCCGGCGACGAGTGCGACGCATTGGCCACCGGCGCGGACTGCGATTGGTCGGCCGACGAACGAATCCTGATCGGCGCCGTCGACGAACTCGAGCGGACCGGCTCCTGGGCGGACCACACCTGGAACGCGCTGGGACGCACTCTTTCCGACGAGCAGCGGATGGAATTGCTGATCGCCGTCGGCTGGTATCGCACGATCTGCACGCTGTGCAACGGGCTCGATCTACCGGTCGAGGGCTGGATGCGCCCGTGGCCCGCCTGA
- a CDS encoding SDR family NAD(P)-dependent oxidoreductase, with protein sequence MALPTPSATSTAVVTGASSGIGADLARELAARGHGVTLVARREDRLRSLADELSSSVRVEVIACDVGDADARAGLFPEVERRGLTVDILVNNAGIGTIGFVAESTPEAEIAQVRVNVEAVIDLTTRAVIQMVPRGSGAILNVGSTAGFQPFPGQSGYAGTKAFVRTYTDGLRGELAGTGVTVTALHPGPVRTEFLETAGMDERTFAAAFPKFMWVESRDVAKKAVDGLAAGRGSVIPGVQNEIPARIFEFLPRRILLPLLKSRHPALR encoded by the coding sequence ATGGCCTTACCGACACCGTCTGCGACCTCCACCGCCGTCGTCACCGGGGCTTCCTCGGGCATCGGCGCCGACCTGGCCCGCGAACTCGCCGCGCGCGGGCACGGCGTCACCCTGGTGGCACGCCGGGAGGATCGGTTGCGGTCACTCGCCGACGAGCTGTCCTCGTCGGTGCGGGTCGAGGTCATCGCGTGCGATGTCGGTGACGCCGATGCGCGGGCCGGGCTGTTCCCGGAGGTCGAACGGCGCGGACTGACGGTCGACATCCTGGTCAACAACGCCGGCATCGGCACCATCGGCTTCGTCGCGGAGTCCACACCGGAGGCCGAGATCGCCCAGGTGCGGGTCAACGTCGAGGCGGTGATCGACCTGACCACCCGGGCGGTGATCCAGATGGTGCCGCGCGGCAGCGGGGCGATCCTCAACGTCGGCTCGACGGCCGGGTTCCAGCCGTTCCCCGGTCAGTCCGGGTACGCGGGCACCAAGGCGTTCGTGCGCACCTACACCGACGGGCTGCGCGGTGAACTGGCCGGCACCGGCGTGACGGTGACCGCGCTGCACCCCGGGCCGGTGCGTACCGAGTTCTTGGAGACGGCCGGTATGGACGAGCGCACATTCGCCGCGGCGTTCCCGAAATTCATGTGGGTGGAGTCCCGCGACGTCGCGAAGAAGGCGGTCGACGGCCTGGCCGCCGGCCGCGGCAGCGTGATCCCCGGTGTGCAGAACGAGATCCCGGCACGGATCTTCGAATTCCTGCCTCGCCGTATTCTGTTGCCGCTGTTGAAGAGCCGGCATCCGGCGCTGCGCTGA